TGGAGACGGCCGTTGGCGAAGTCGTCCAGCAGGTTCGCGACGGTCTCGTTGGCGTCACCCTTGGTGTGGCCGATCAGACCCACCGGGCCGCGCCGGATCCAGCCGGTGACGTACACCGACCGCAGGTGCTCGCCGCCCTCCTCGATGACCCGGCCGCCCTGGTCGGGGACCGTGCCCGAGTCGATGTCCCAGGGCAGCTTCGGCAGCTTGTCCGAGAGGTAGCCGACGGCGCGGTAGACCGCGGTGACGTCCCAGTCGGTGAACTTGCCGGTGCCCTTGACGTTTCCGGTGCCGTCCAGCTCGGTGCGCTCGGTGCGCAGGCCCACGACCTTGCCGTCCTCGCCGAGGATCTCGGCCGGCGACTCGAAGAAGTGCAGAAACAGCTTGTGCGGGCGGTCGCCGGCATCGCGGATCGCCCAGTTCTCCAGCGTCTTGGCGACCATGTCGGCCTGCTTGTTGCCGCGCCGCGTCTCGATGGAGCCCGCGTCGTAGTCGATGTCCTCGGGGTCGACGATGACCTCGATGTTGGGGGAGTGGTCCAGCTCGCGCAGCTCCATCGGGCTGAACTTCGCCTGCGCCGGGCCACGGCGGCCGAAGACGTGGACCTCCAGGGCCTTGTTGGCCTTCAGGCCCTCGTAGACGTTCGGCGGGATCTCGGTCGGCAGCAGCTCGTCGGCCGTCTTGGCGAGGATGCGCGCGACGTCCAGGGCGACGTTGCCGACCCCGAGGACGGCGACCTTCTCGGCCTCCAGCGGCCAGGTGCGCGGCACGTCCGGGTGACCGTCGTACCAGGAGACGAAGTCGGCGGCGCCGTAGGAGCCGTCGAGGTCGATGCCCGGGATGGGCAGGTCCCGGTCGGCCATGGCGCCGGTGGAGAAGATCACCGCGTCGTAGAACGAGCGCAGGTCGTCCAGGTTGATGTCGGTGCCGTAGTCGACGTTCCCGAAGAGCCTGATCTGCGGCTTGTCGAGGACCTGGTGGAGGGCGGTGATGATGCCCTTGATCCGGGGGTGGTCCGGGGCGACGCCGTAGCGGATCAGACCGAACGGCGCGGGCATCCGCTCGAAGAGGTCGATGGACACGCCGGGTTCGGCGGCCACGTCGGACTTGAGCAGGGCGTCGGCGGCGTAGATCCCGGCGGGGCCGGCTCCGACAATGGCTACCCGCAGAGGCCGGGGCATGGTCAGGTTCCCTTCGAGCGGTGAAAAGCGACTCGCCGGGAAGCCTAAGCTAAGGCAAGCCTAAGTCGGTACACGGGTCCGGTCTATGGGCTCATAAGGCCGTCTTATGAGAGGGATAAGCGAGCCTTCAGGGTGCCGGGCGGGGGCCAGGAGGCCCGACCGGCCCCCTCTAGGCTGTACGCATGCCAGCTCGCGAGCCCGTGTCCCCCGCACTCGACGCGCACCTGCGCCCGCCGGACAGCGCCCGCCTGGCGGAGGCCACCGAGGTGTTCGCGATGCTCGCCGACCCGACCCGGCTCCACCTGCTGTGGCTGCTCGCGCAGGGGGAGTCGGACGTGGGCTCGCTGACCGAGCGGTGCGCCGCCTCCCGCACGGCGGTCAGCCAGCACCTGGCCAAGCTCCGGCTCGCCGGCCTGGTGGAGTCCCGTCGCGAGGGCCGGCACATCCACTACAGCCTGCGCGACGGCCATCTGCGCCGCCTCGTCATGGAAGCCCTCAGCCACGCCGACCACCGCGTCAGCGGAAAGGCCCCGCACGACTGACCGGCGCGACAGGCCGGTCAGCCGGCCGTGACCGGGGGGCGCGGGCGCGTTTCGCCCGGCCCGGCGGCGGCTAGTCGGCAAGGGTCCGACTGCCCGTCCCGCGTCCCGAGGAGTGGGCCATGACCACGGTCAAGGACATGCTCGCCACCTACCCGGCCGACCTCGGAGAGATCGACCGCACCAAGCTCACCCGGTGTATCGAGGAGTGCGTCGCCTGCGCCCAGGCGTGTACCGCCTGCGCGGACGCGTGTCTCTCCGAGGGCATGGTCGGCGAGCTGACCAAGTGCATCCGCACCGACATGGACTGCGCCGACATCTGCACCGCGACGGCGTCCGTGCTCTCCCGCCACACCGGCTACGACGCCAACGTCACCCGCGCCATGCTCCAGGCGTGCGCCACCGCCTGCAAGGCCTGCGCCGACGAGTGCGGCGCCCACGCCGACCAGCACGAGCACTGCCGCCTGTGCGCGGAGGCCTGCCGCTCCTGCCTGGGCGCGTGCGAGGAACTCCTCGGCGCCCTCGGCTGAACGCGGCGGCACCGCTCACTCCGGCACCCGGGCGGGGCCCCGGTCCAGCCCCGCGCGCAGGCACCGCACGAGCCGGGCCGCGAGCGTGCCGTCCGGGTCGAGCCGCGGATTGAAGATCGTCACGTCGAGGCCGACGGCCCGCCCGTCCCGCAGCGCCGTGCGCAGCACCTCCGTCAGCTCGGCCCACGACAGCCCGCCGGGCAGCCGGTAGTCGACGGCCGGCATGAGCGCGTCGTCGAGCACGTCGGCGTCCAGGTGCACCCAGTACGGCACGGCGGCGAGACGGGCGAGCGCCCGCCGCGCCGCCACCCCCGCGCCGACCGCACGCACACCGTCCAGGTCCACAGCGCTCAGGCCCGGAGGCAGCGGCTGCATGCCCGCCGCGGCGGACTCGCCGGTGTCCCGGAAGCCGAGCACCACGGTGTCCTCGTCCCGCAGCAGGGGCCCGCGCCCTTCGAGATCGGCCAGGAGGCCGGGGCCGCGTCCGGTGGCCAGGGCCAGCTCCATCGAGGCGGCCTCCCCGGCGGGCTCCGCCGACGGCTGGTAGAAGTCGGTGTGGCCGTCGAGGAAGAACAGGCCGTACCGTCCCCGGCGGCGCAGCGCGAGCAGGTTGCCGAGCAGGATGCTGCAGTCACCGCCGAGGACGAGCGGGAAGCGGCCGCGGTCCAGGACGGCGCCGACCGCGTCCGCGAGCCGCACGGCGTACTCCGCCAGACCGGCCGCGTTGCGCACCCCGGTGCGCGGGTCCCGCCGGGGGTCGTACGGAGGCGGCTCGACCCGCCCGGCGCGCACCGCACCGGGCGCCGCCGCCAGCCCCGCGTCCAGCAGGGCCGCAGGCAGCTCCTCCACCCCGGTCGGCCGCAGCCCGAGCACCGACGGGGCCTCCACGATCGCCGTCTCCCGCATGGCCGGACCCCTTTCCGTGGCGTCACGGCCATCGTCCCGCCGCGGGCGGTGTCAGGCGCGCCGGGCGTACAGGAACAGATGCGGCTCCGGTACGGCATCGGGGTGGGCGGGCGTGAAGACGCTCTGCTCCGCGCGGAGCACCTCCAGGCCCCGCGCCTCCGCCAGCGCGGTGAAGTCCCCGGCGGAGAAGCTGGTCACCCGCACCGGCTGCCCCATGAACACCGCGTCGATCCCCTCGATGTCGAGGGGCACCGTCGCCAGCACCGCGGGCGCCCCGGGCCGCAGCGCCCGCGCCAGCCGTCCGACCAGGGCGGACTGCTCCTCCCGGGACATCTGCAGCAGCGAGAAGTACGCGCAGACCGCGTCGAAGGAGGCGTCCTCGAGCGGCGTCTCGCGGATGTCGGCGCACCGGAACTCGGCGTCCGGCACCTGCCGGGCGGCCAGTTCCACCATCACCGGGGAGACGTCCACGCCCAGCACCCGGTGGCCGGCCCCGGCGAGCGTCTCGGCGGTCGGCCGTCCGGTACCGCTGCCCACGTCGAGCACCCTGCTGCGTGGCTCCAGCCGTTCCAGCAGCCACTCCAGCGACGCCCGGTGCGCCTTCGATCCGGCGAACGCCTCCTCGTACGCGCTGCCGAGCGCGTCGAACACCGTCGCCGCGTCCGGGCGGTGGTCCCCGTCGGTCACGCTGCCTCCTCCGGCTGGTCGTGGCGGGCATCGTCCCACCCGCGGAACCGGCCTGACAACGGGCGTTAGGGTTCCGTCGTGCCCACCTTGCTGATCGTGCATCACACTCCGTCGCCGAACTGCCAGGCGATCCTCGAAGCGGTCCTCGCCGGGGCGACGGCCCCGGAGATCGAGAACGTCCGCGTCCAGCGGCGCGCGGCCCTGTCCGCCACCGCCTCCGACGTGCTCGCCGCGGACGGCTACCTGCTGGGCACGCCCGCGAACCTCGGTTACATGTCCGGCGCGCTCAAGCACTTCCTCGACCAGGTCTACTACCCGTGCCTGGACGAGACCCGAGGCCGGCCCTTCGGCTACTACGTGCACGGCGGCAGCGATGTCACCGGAGCCGTGCGCGGCATCGAGTCGATCACGACCGGCCTGGGCTGGCGCCGCGCGGCCGAGCCGGTCACCGTGACCGGCGAGCCCGCCAGGAGCGACCTGGAGGCCTGCTGGGAACTGGGGGCGACGGTGGCGGCGGGTCTCATGCCCGGCTGAGCCGCCGGCACCCGTCCACGCCCGTGATGTGGCCGAAAGCACGTCCCGGACGTGGTTTGGGCCATGTCCATCCGCCGGGGCGCCCGGATACCTTTTTGGCCCACCCCGTTCCCGGCAGCTCGGACGGTCCGCCAGTGCTCACCGATCTCTCCCCGCTCATCGCGGCGACCGCGCAGTGGCTCACGCGTGCCTACCCGGCGTCCGGCGGTGCCCTGGCCGCGGCCCTGTGCGAGGCGCAGGCCCGGCAGGCGGTCACGGTGGCGGCCTGCCTGCGCTACCCGACGCCCACGGACGCCGCCCTGGTCACCCTGACCGGCCCGGGCGGATCGGACCGCCTGGACTGGATCACCGGCGCCGACGCGGCGCCCGAGGACTCCGCCTGGCGCACCTGGGTCGACGAGGTCGTGGCCAGCTGGGCCGCCTGTCTGCTCACCGACCCGGACCTGGCCCGGCTGGCCGTGGCCGCCGTCACCGAGCGGGCGGGGGGAAACGCGCCGGCCGAGTTCCGCCGCCTGATCGACCCCGATGTGCGCGACACGCAGGCCGCGGCCCTGCTGCGCCACCCGGACCTGCTCGCCCCGGTCGCGGAACTGCACCAGGACCACCTCCTGGACCGGCTGGGACCGGACCAGGCGCTCATCGCCTGAGCCGCGCCGTACGCGGGGCCCCCGCCCATCCCGCCGGCGTACGTCCGTTCAGGGTGTCCGGCACCGCCGGCTCGCCGTGACGTCCGCGGACCGGCCGGCCGGACGCCGGAGGGCGACGCGCTCAGGGTGCCCGGACGAGCGGCGGCTCACCCCAGTCGGCGGTCAGCGCCTCCCGTACGGCGTCGACGCCGGCCCGGCCGATGCGCTCGGCCAGCACCGCCTCGACGAGGCCGATCACGGCCCGGGCCCGCTCGTGGACGCGCCGCCCCTCGGACGTGGTGCGGATCAGCCGGCGCCGGGCCGAGCCGGGATCGGGCGCCTGTTCCAGCAGGCCCATGCCGATCAGCCCGTGCACGGCCTGGTGGACCGTCTGGCGGGTGACGCCGATCCGCCGGGCCAGTTCCGAGACGGTGGTGCCCTCGGCGTCGAGCATCGCGAAGACGGACGCCTGCGCGGTGGTCACCGGCTGTTCCCCGGCGGCCTCCATGCTGGCGAAGACCGCGTCCTCGAACCAGCGCCGGGCTTCGCCGAGCAGGTGGGGCAGGTTGGCGGCGCGGTGACTCATGGCTCCCCGGGGCCTCGGCGGTACGGCGGACGCGGGAATTATCCCCTCGCCGCCGGGGCGGCGGAGCCGAGGGGCGGAAAGAAGGGTTGCGGCCTCCCCGTCGGCAGCCCACCGCAGACGGCCGCCTGCCTCGGCCGGCCGGTGCGGGCGGGCCGTCCGGACGCCGGCCGCTGCCGGCACGGCGGTGGGGTGGACGGCGGGAAGGCGACCGCGAGGGGCCGGGCCGGGAAGGATCAGCCGCCGGCGAACGCCCCGCCGCCGCCGGACACCGGCCGGGCGAACCACCCGCCCATCCGGCGGCCGGGCCGGCCGCGTCCGGGTGCGGCGCGTCCGGCGGCGGCAGTCCGGCGGCGTCGGGGGGGGCGCGGCCGCCCGCGTGGTGCGGATGCGGGGCCTCGCCGGCGCGCCGCGCCACGATCCGGGCCGGCTCGTCCCGGCCCGGTCGCCGCGACCGCTGGTCCACCGGGGAGCGGGCGGAGGAGCGGCGGGCCGGGACCGTGCGGCTGCGCCGGGTGAGGGCCCGGGCGCCGCTTCAGGACACGCGGTGCACCAGCTGGCTGGTCAGCTCGTACCGCGCGCCGACGATCGCCAGCCGGCCGTCCGCCACCCGCTCGGCGAGATCGGGCTCCGCCGCGAGCCGGGACCGCACGAGCCGCACGTTCGCGTCGATCGTCGCGTCCACGCGGGCCTCGCCCTGGGTGCCGCGGTCGATGGCCGGCGCTATCTGATCGGCCAGGTACTGGATGTGCGCCGGCAGCCGCCCCCCGGACCCGTCCGCCTCCACGGCGGCCCGCACGGCCCCGCAGGACTGGTGGCCCAGCACCACGACCAGCGGTATCGCCAGCTCCAGCACCCCGTACGCGATGCTGCCGAGCACCGCCTCGTCGAGCACCTCACCGGCACTGCGCACGGTGAGCAGATCGCCGAGCCCCTGGTCGAAGACGAGCTCCGGCGGCACCCGCGAGTCGACACAGCCGAGCACCAGCGCGAACGGGTGCTGGCCCGAGGTCAGTGCCTGCCG
Above is a genomic segment from Streptomyces glaucescens containing:
- a CDS encoding class I SAM-dependent methyltransferase, translating into MTDGDHRPDAATVFDALGSAYEEAFAGSKAHRASLEWLLERLEPRSRVLDVGSGTGRPTAETLAGAGHRVLGVDVSPVMVELAARQVPDAEFRCADIRETPLEDASFDAVCAYFSLLQMSREEQSALVGRLARALRPGAPAVLATVPLDIEGIDAVFMGQPVRVTSFSAGDFTALAEARGLEVLRAEQSVFTPAHPDAVPEPHLFLYARRA
- a CDS encoding arginase family protein — encoded protein: MRETAIVEAPSVLGLRPTGVEELPAALLDAGLAAAPGAVRAGRVEPPPYDPRRDPRTGVRNAAGLAEYAVRLADAVGAVLDRGRFPLVLGGDCSILLGNLLALRRRGRYGLFFLDGHTDFYQPSAEPAGEAASMELALATGRGPGLLADLEGRGPLLRDEDTVVLGFRDTGESAAAGMQPLPPGLSAVDLDGVRAVGAGVAARRALARLAAVPYWVHLDADVLDDALMPAVDYRLPGGLSWAELTEVLRTALRDGRAVGLDVTIFNPRLDPDGTLAARLVRCLRAGLDRGPARVPE
- a CDS encoding ArsR/SmtB family transcription factor: MPAREPVSPALDAHLRPPDSARLAEATEVFAMLADPTRLHLLWLLAQGESDVGSLTERCAASRTAVSQHLAKLRLAGLVESRREGRHIHYSLRDGHLRRLVMEALSHADHRVSGKAPHD
- a CDS encoding MarR family winged helix-turn-helix transcriptional regulator, yielding MSHRAANLPHLLGEARRWFEDAVFASMEAAGEQPVTTAQASVFAMLDAEGTTVSELARRIGVTRQTVHQAVHGLIGMGLLEQAPDPGSARRRLIRTTSEGRRVHERARAVIGLVEAVLAERIGRAGVDAVREALTADWGEPPLVRAP
- a CDS encoding FAD-dependent oxidoreductase, producing the protein MPRPLRVAIVGAGPAGIYAADALLKSDVAAEPGVSIDLFERMPAPFGLIRYGVAPDHPRIKGIITALHQVLDKPQIRLFGNVDYGTDINLDDLRSFYDAVIFSTGAMADRDLPIPGIDLDGSYGAADFVSWYDGHPDVPRTWPLEAEKVAVLGVGNVALDVARILAKTADELLPTEIPPNVYEGLKANKALEVHVFGRRGPAQAKFSPMELRELDHSPNIEVIVDPEDIDYDAGSIETRRGNKQADMVAKTLENWAIRDAGDRPHKLFLHFFESPAEILGEDGKVVGLRTERTELDGTGNVKGTGKFTDWDVTAVYRAVGYLSDKLPKLPWDIDSGTVPDQGGRVIEEGGEHLRSVYVTGWIRRGPVGLIGHTKGDANETVANLLDDFANGRLQTPEAPAPEAVDTFLAERNIRFTTWEGWYRLDAAEKALGEPQGRERVKIVEREDMLEASGA
- a CDS encoding four-helix bundle copper-binding protein, producing MTTVKDMLATYPADLGEIDRTKLTRCIEECVACAQACTACADACLSEGMVGELTKCIRTDMDCADICTATASVLSRHTGYDANVTRAMLQACATACKACADECGAHADQHEHCRLCAEACRSCLGACEELLGALG
- a CDS encoding carbonic anhydrase → MTLDDTPPGAAAPAPARRSLLRAAVTGAAAAGAGLALDVSPAAAAPPAARPRPATAPEALRELAAGNRRWRTFRERHPDETPAVRQALTSGQHPFALVLGCVDSRVPPELVFDQGLGDLLTVRSAGEVLDEAVLGSIAYGVLELAIPLVVVLGHQSCGAVRAAVEADGSGGRLPAHIQYLADQIAPAIDRGTQGEARVDATIDANVRLVRSRLAAEPDLAERVADGRLAIVGARYELTSQLVHRVS
- a CDS encoding flavodoxin family protein, producing the protein MPTLLIVHHTPSPNCQAILEAVLAGATAPEIENVRVQRRAALSATASDVLAADGYLLGTPANLGYMSGALKHFLDQVYYPCLDETRGRPFGYYVHGGSDVTGAVRGIESITTGLGWRRAAEPVTVTGEPARSDLEACWELGATVAAGLMPG